Proteins co-encoded in one Sebastes fasciatus isolate fSebFas1 chromosome 11, fSebFas1.pri, whole genome shotgun sequence genomic window:
- the LOC141776522 gene encoding nucleoprotein TPR-like isoform X4 gives MAAVLLQVLERTELNKLPKGAQTKLEKFVTELQDANEALRTQHERLRADSEQQYFDIDKRLAETQEQTLAATKDVQTLKEENNKLNEELSTLKGIEGETPEDKPPQQQTKAKYEIEAEKRELARLLEKRTQEAENLTEDVKHLNEKLTETSKVKMELQLKLDSIQSSEASVQHREKRMEQEKELHEKRIEWLTAELKTKTEELLKTNREKGKEILELQGGLKNSKEQVTRLERQLTSLKQTSENQGKRAEDLNNKLKQSKDERSAMDEKYRNELNANIKLSSLYKGAATDMETKNQELSRAVEELSKLIKDSGEANKVLEKKVSEGEALKTRLEAELREKVKKMEKELENATMKAAGKHCCVPSLTEEQLDVVCPSAAAIAAIVKPGMKFFDLYNAYAECQTHLQLEKQETRRVSRVLDEIVQEVESKAPVLKRQREEYESMQRSMASLCNKLEQARTEIYSLQKEKEEAKQRCDSIERDKLRTDRQLEDTSTQVCALLVELEEARGNRVTKDDGSSANISSTSEVVSSRQLSFRSVEEMQRQNQSMMGRLSELEEEKDRRQSQVTSARVSELEASVDKLQKEVEQLREQRNQQKQLADSNARQRDMYKALLTQSTGFSLPPQGPDSSSHPAHVRPSVPATRSTPQRAAAAESAQTTQAKAALKQLNDAFTLYKKEKAENDRMVNETNERLQRQLTDLRSSHAKLSSQLEFSNKRYEMLQDTVSAYRREVSALQERNQKMAATAQRHEHIIHTMSQDLRQSNEKLALEEVRVENLTKEKDMLRQGESRLSREKESVLAEQRNQNLLLTNLKTIQLTMERTETETRQRLNNKIEHLEADLVSMKTRLDQEVAQRHALGRTMDAQLLEAKKQLETQNTLQQKTRELLRSSEQQVAALKAQLASASSSEAVTSSSNTNTTTTGSTPASRAAALRAPLRVRSPVPAASQQLSQSEQELAEVKGLLRTAEEQNSELAEQLKNANATVEQYRAVVLSLEDSLKKEKESRTPLELRLKESDEMQKQLEKRILEVEKMRQQEREEGRKAVDVVEKQVCEVQRSLKSSQAEQQEALERAASAVTLEQKAIQDSLLQTKLAGEAQAKYERELMLHAADVEALQELKKRLQQDAARKRELEEQLNKSSSLVQEKTAALNTAEKQLKEDLSNKSNRCAELGKQNALLHQQMDEMATKSRQLQSQQQQQLDLSFSEEGKTTEQILEILRFVRREKEIALAQCDASDGEALRYKQRVEHQDRELKELQEALNSERERMQATAKTLAQQEEQLKKMETISALQETTRMLRMDRDKLEQELQQAQAKVTKLQSDISPLHHSLSLLSEKNGSMQADKRILEEDLKRWKAKTQQLVSQQKDGDVEERQKLSAEREAQQRRIAQLAEETAKLKTELARSSASSNSAQSQLQAFRDSVARLTSERDTAKKELETKNSDIVEKNKTITQVKKIGRRYKTQYEELKAQHDKLVEETAAKAGSEAGTSQEEQQELRKSVEELKDAVQKKQEEAQKTQQELEEVKKENQQTKEKFQELQNQLTQKQNQLTQVQSQVSQTQTQLQQNQNQLTQSQKELQQAKTHSQQAQNQLKSAQSLAQSRQNQMQQIQRELQQAKESLQQNLANQKELQQTQQSSQQSHNQEVGNLKTALSQAESKATELQGQQDNLQKVVGEREADIKRLQEQLTEANQANEAIRATQANQSQSSQSIQASDANVGSDANQAQQEELAKLRQELSESKNTEEQLRQQIAEKEEKTKKVFMGAKTKINQLINAKEQLSKEIEEVKQSKEELEVRMSALKSQYEGRFLRLDRELRELRETQAQTDPREEPQDQSGAKVGDQTRSADQRQISLKSPAQDRGSSNLSDPPTANIRPTTSTPSPSNKPSPSPGSKSTPRASIRPMVTPATVPIPTPTATVMPTTQTDSQEVLMSSAAVHSTSSSLVNTPTSITQPTSTQTTAFVQPTQQHQDAGPSMEAERPSASSSLSGTAGSKRSREDEDEEEESRPESSQTPPNSKKLRLKPTLALQMEGDEEIEEELRDEGEQQDSPDDSQELPDDCFPVLAEEDEDIEEEGVSQSVPSDMMSSQGSAIIRDVIVIDTDSESHESKEGEEKQEDEGEEDDDEEEEEEEEEEEEEEEEEEDGEGDEDEDDDDAGGSGIRGGEESNEESREAEEEGGEDEPSGATNTEDSVCGASSDSQRPSEPSHSNEGSSSAASESDPPRDLFHFPPTSSSSCVPSPSSSSTLTPRLPHPRRPPHPLPPRLYIQPPAPELGPPHTQRQSSQLRRPSVGRGPQLTPGIGSMQHFFDDDDRMVPSTPTLVVPHRTDGFAEAIHSPQVAGLSTRFRFGPPEDLMPQTSASHSDLGQLASQGGLGMYESPLFLAAHDEDGGGRSVPTTPLQVAAPVTVFTESLPSDSSDHMASQSVPMVTTSTGMASAADDGDEVFMEHEGEGSGIESSLESQTDMEPTGQQSDDASLPSTSQDPDTSSAAQRRTLPSLMSSLLGRGTRGGRVETRTLLSRRGTFSRGGRGGAMGRGGFA, from the exons ATGGCGGCCGTCCTGCTGCAGGTTCTGGAGCGGACGGAGTTAAATAAACTCCCGAAAGGCGCTCAGACGAAGCTGGAGAAGTTTGTAACGGAGCTGCAGGATGCTAACGAGGCGCTCCGGACGCAGCATGAGCGGCTCAGAGCAGACAGCG AACAGCAGTACTTTGACATTGACAAGAGACTGGCGGAGACTCAGGAACAGACCCTGGCGGCCACCAAAGACGTGCAGACACTCAAGGAGGAAAATAATAAACTCA ATGAAGAGCTGAGCACTCTGAAGGGAATAGAGGGAGAGACTCCTGAAGATAAACCACCACAACAG CAAACAAAGGCCAAGTATGAGATCGaggcagagaagagagagctgGCGAGGCTGCTGGAGAAGAGAACGCAGGAGGCGGAAAACCTCACTG aggaTGTGAAGCATCTGAATGAGAAGCTGACAGAAACCAGCAAAGTGAAGATGGAGCTGCAGCTAAAACTGGATAGCATACAGTCATCTGAGGCTTCTGTACAG CACCGAGAGAAGCGTATGGAGCAGGAGAAAGAGTTGCACGAGAAGAGAATCGAGTGGTTGACGGCGGAACTGAAGACCAAAACTGAAGAACTGTTGAAAACCAACAGGGAGAAAGGAAAAGAGATACTGGAACTGCAGGGCGGTCTGAAGAACAGCAAGGAGCAG GTGACCAGATTGGAAAGACAGCTGACCTCTCTGAAGCAGACCAGTGAAAACCAGGGTAAAAGAGCCGAGGACCTCAACAACAAGCTGAAACAG TCTAAAGACGAGCGAAGTGCCATGGACGAGAAATACCGCAATGAGCTCAACGCTAACATCAAGTTGTCTTCACTCTACAAG GGGGCAGCAACAGACATGGAGACGAAGAATCAAGAACTGAGCAGAGCGGTGGAAGAGCTCAGCAAGCTGATTAAAGACTCTGGGGAAG CCAATAAGGTTTTAGAAAAGAAGGTGTCGGAGGGAGAAGCGCTAAAGACGCGGCTTGAGGCGGAGCTGAGAGAGAAAGTCAAGAAAATGGAGAAAGAGCTGGAAAATGCCACGATGAAGGCTGCAGGCAAACACTGCT GTGTGCCCTCTCTGACTGAGGAGCAGTTGGACGTCGTGTGTCCATCAGCAGCTGCCATCGCTGCCATTGTGAAGCCCGGCATGAAGTTTTTTGAT CTGTACAATGCGTATGCAGAGTGTCAGACGCATCTTCAGCTTGAAAAGCAGGAGACCAGGAGAGTGAGCAGAGTTCTGGACGAGATCGTCCAGGAGGTCGAGTCCAAGGCTCCTGTCCTCAAGCGTCAGAGAGAGGAGTACGAGAGCATGCAGAGATCCATGGCCTCCCTGTGCAACAAGCTGGAACAGGCTCGAACG GAGATCTACAGTTTgcagaaagagaaggaggaggccAAGCAGCGCTGTGATAGCATAGAGAGAGACAAactgaggacagacagacagctagaGGACACATCTACACAG GTTTGTGCTCTTCTGGTAGAGCTGGAGGAAGCCAGAGGGAATCGGGTGACCAAGGACGACGGCAGCTCCGCCAACATTTCCAGCACCTCTGAGGTCGTCAGTTCGCGCCAGCTGTCCTTCCGCAGCGTGGAGGAGATGCAGCGGCAGAACCAAAGCATGATGGGAAGGCTGAGCgagctggaggaggaaaaggacaGACGGCAGAGCCAAGTAACGTCAGCGCG CGTGTCCGAGCTGGAGGCCAGCGTGGATAAGCTTCAGAAGGAGGTGGAGCAGCTGAGAGAGCAGAGGAACCAGCAGAAACAGCTGGCTGACTCCAACGCCAGGCAGAGAGACATGTACAAGGCCCTGCTGACACAGAGCACCGGCTTCAGCCTGCCTCCTCAAG GTCCGGATTCTTCATCCCACCCTGCACATGTTCGTCCCTCCGTCCCAGCCACTCGCTCTACTCctcagagagctgctgctgccgagTCAGCACAGACTACTCAGGCTAAAGCTGCTTTAAAACag CTGAATGATGCCTTCACTCTGTATAAGAAGGAGAAGGCCGAGAACGACAGGATGGTGAATGAAACAAACGAGCGGCTACAGAGGCAGCTGACAGATCTCCGCTCCAGCCACGCCAAGCTGTCCTCTCAACTAGAGTTCAGCAACAAGAG GTACGAGATGCTGCAGGACACCGTATCCGCCTACCGCAGAGAGGTCTCGGCCCTACAGGAGAGGAACCAAAAGATGGCTGCAACGGCCCAACGACACGAACACATCATCCACACAATGAGCCAGGACCTGCGACAGTCTAACGAAAAGCTGGCACTGGaagag gtgCGCGTAGAGAACTTGACTAAAGAAAAAGACATGTTGAGACAAGGAGAGAGTCGACTCAGTCGAGAGAAGGAATCCGTGCTGGCTGAACAACGGAACCAGAACCTGCTGCTCACCAACCTCAAGACTATCCAG TTGACTATGGAGCGTACAGAGACAGAGACTCGCCAGCGGCTGAACAACAAGATAGAGCATCTGGAGGCAGATCTGGTTTCAATGAAGACCAGGCTGGACCAGGAAGTAGCACAGAGACACGCCCTTGGGCGCACAATGGAC GCTCAGTTGTTGGAAGCTAAGAAACAGCTGGAGACCCAGAACACCTTGCAGCAGAAGACCAGGGAGTTGTTGCGTAGCTCTGAACAGCAGGTGGCAGCGCTGAAAGCCCAGCTGGCTTCTGCTTCGTCCTCTGAGGCCGTTACTAGCTCcagcaacaccaacaccaccaccaccggcaGCACCCCAGCTTCCAGAGCTGCAGCCCTCAGAGCACCACTCAGAG TACGCTCTCCAGTGCCAGCAGCCTCCCAGcagctcagccaatcagagcaggagCTTGCGGAGGTGAAAGGTCTCCTGCGTACCGCCGAGGAACAAAACAGCGAGCTAGCGGAGCAGCTAAAGAACGCCAACGCTACCGTAGAGCAGTACCGGGCTGTGGTTCTGTCTCTGGAAGACAGtctgaagaaagaaaaagag TCTCGCACCCCTCTGGAGCTCCGGCTGAAGGAGTCCGACGAGATGCAGAAGCAGCTGGAGAAGAGGATCTTAGAGGTGGAGAAGATGaggcagcaggagagagaggaggggagaaagGCGGTGGATGTGGTGGAAAAACAA GTGTGTGAGGTGCAACGCAGTCTGAAGTCCAGCcaggcagagcagcaggaggcgCTGGAGAGAGCTGCCTCTGCTGTTACACTGGAGCAGAAGGCCATACAGGACAGCCTGCTGCAG aCTAAGCTAGCCGGAGAGGCGCAGGCCAAGTATGAACGGGAGCTCATGCTTCACGCTGCTGATGTGGAGGCTCTGCAGGAGCTGAAGAAAAGATTGCAGCAAGATGCGGCACGGAAGAgggagctggaggagcagctgaaCAAGAGCTCGTCCCTCGTGCAGGAGAAAACTGCAGCCTTGAACACAGCGGAGAAGCAGCTGAAG GAGGATCTGTCCAATAAGAGTAATCGCTGTGCGGAGCTGGGGAAGCAGAACGCTCTCCTGCATCAACAGATGGATGAAATGGCCACCAAGAGTCGTCAGCTGCaatcgcagcagcagcagcagctcgacCTGTCATTCAGTGAGGAGGGGAAGACCACTGAACAGATCCTGGAAATACTCCG gtTTGTGCGGCGTGAGAAAGAGATCGCTTTGGCTCAGTGCGATGCGTCTGACGGAGAAGCCCTTCGCTACAAACAGCGAGTGGAACACCAGGACAGAGAGCTGAAGGAGCTGCAGGAAGCGTTGAACTCTGAGAGGGAGAGGATGCAG GCTACAGCGAAGACTCTGGCCCAGCAGGAGGAACAGCTGAAGAAGATGGAGACCATCAGCGCCCTCCAAGAAACCACCAGGATGCTGAGAATGGACCGAGATAAACTGGAACAAGAGCTGCAGCAAGCTCAGGCTAAA GTTACAAAGCTCCAGTCAGACATCAGCCCACTACATCACTCTTTGTCTCTACTGTCAGAGAAAAATGGCTCCATGCAGGCTGATAAGAGGATACTGGAGGAGGATCTGAAACGCTGGAAGGCCAAAACACAG CAACTGGTTAGCCAACAGAAAGACGGCGACGTTGAGGAGAGACAGAAACTCAGCGCTGAgagagaagctcagcagagaCGCATCGCACAGCTGGCTGAAGAGACAGCCAAGCTGAAGACTGAACTGGCAAG aTCCAGCGCCAGCAGTAACTCGGCTCAGTCTCAGCTGCAAGCCTTCAGAGACTCTGTGGCCCGTCTGACGTCGGAGAGAGACACTGCAAAGAAAGAACTGGAGACGAAAAACAGCGACATTGTGGAGAAGAACAAGACCATCACCCAGGTCAAGAAGATCGGACGACGCTACAAGACCCAGTACGAGGAGCTCAAAGCCCAGCATGACAAG CTGGTTGAGGAAACGGCTGCTAAAGCAGGAAGCGAGGCGGGCACGagtcaggaggagcagcaggagctcCGCAAGTCTGTAGAGGAGCTGAAAGACGCGGTGCAGAAAAAACAGGAGGAG GCCCAGAAGACCCAGCAGGAGCTGGAGGAAGTTAAGAAGGAAAACCAGCAGACCAAGGAAAAGTTCCAGGAGCTCCAAAACCAGCTGACACAGAAACAGAACCAGCTGACACAG gTCCAGTCCCAGGTGTCCCAGACCCAGACGCAACTGCAGCAGAATCAGAACCAGCTGACTCAGAGTCAGAAAGAGCTTCAGCAAGCCAAGACCCACAGCCAGCAG gcACAGAACCAGTTAAAATCAGCTCAGTCTTTAGCTCAGTCCCGTCAGAACCAGATGCAGCAGATCCAGAGGGAGCTCCAGCAGGCTAAAGAGTCCCTTCAGCAGAACCTCGCTAATCAGAAAGAGCTCCAGCAGACCCAGCAAAGCAGTCAGCAGAGCCACAACCAGGAAGTCGGCAACCTCAAGACTGCTCTCAGCCAAGCGGAAAGCAAG GCGACTGAGCTTCAGGGCCAACAGGACAACCTGCAGAAG GTGGTTGGTGAGCGTGAAGCCGACATCAAGCGTCTGCAGGAGCAGCTAACCGAAGCTAACCAGGCTAATGAAGCCATCAGAGCCACGCAGGCCAACCAGAGCCAGAGTTCCCAGTCCATCCAGGCCAGCGACGCTAACGTCGGTAGTGACGCTAACCAGGCACAACAAGAGGAGCTGGCAAAACTCAGACAAGAG CTGTCTGAGAGCAAGAACACGGAGGAGCAGCTCCGACAGCAGATAGCTGAAAAAGAGGAGAAGACTAAGAAGGTCTTCATGGGAGCCAAGACCAAAATCAACCAACTAATCA ATGCGAAGGAGCAACTCAGTAAGGAGATAGAGGAGGTGAAACAGAGCAAGGAGGAACTGGAGGTGAGAATGAGCGCCCTCAAGTCTCAGTACGAAGGACGATTTCTTCGACTGGACAGAGAGCTGAGAGAACTGAGAGAGACCCAAGCACAGACCGACCCCAGAGAGGAACCACAGGACCAGAGTGGAGCTAAG GTGGGTGATCAGACCAGATCTGCAGACCAGAGACAGATATCTTTGAAGAGTCCTGCCCAGGACAGGGGAAG CTCCAACCTGTCTGACCCTCCCACTGCCAACATCCGCCCCACCACAAGTACTCCGTCTCCTAGCAACAAGCCAAGCCCCTCCCCTGGGAGCAAGTCAACGCCCCGTGCCAGCATCCGACCGATGGTTACCCCGGCAACCGTCCCCATCCCAACACCTACTGCCACCGTCATGCCGACCACACAGACTGACAGCCAAGAGG TGCTGATGAGTTCAGCAGCTGTACACTCGACCAGCTCCAGTCTGGTGAACACACCCACATCAATAACGCAGCCAACCAGCACCCAGACCACAGCTTTTGTCCAGCCCACCCAGCAGCATCAGGACGCGGGCCCCAGTATGGAAGCGGAGCGACCGTCCGCGTCCTCCTCTCTGAGTGGAACAG CAGGTTCAAAGCGAAGCAGAGAGGATgaagacgaggaagaggagagcagacCAGAGAGTTCACAGACACCTCCGAACTCTAAAAAACTACGACTAAAACCAACGTTGGCGCTGCAg ATGGAAGGGGATGAGGAGATTGAAGAAGAGCTGAGGGATGAAGGAGAACAACAGGATTCACCAGATGACAGTCAG GAGCTTCCAGACGACTGTTTCCCCGTTTTAGCCGAAGAGGACGAGGACATCGAGGAGGAAGGCGTGTCCCAGTCTGTCCCCTCTGATATGATGTCCTCTCAGGGCTCCGCTATTATCCGGGACGTCATCGTGATCGACACGGACAGCGAGAGCCACGAGAGCAAAGAGGGGGAGGAGAAGCAGGAGGACGAAGGTGAAGAGGACGacgacgaggaggaagaggaggaggaggaggaagaagaagaagaagaggaagaagaagag GACGGGGAAGGTGATGAAGacgaggatgatgatgatgctggtgGCAGCGGGAtaaggggaggagaggagagtaacgaggagagcagggaggcagaagaggagggaggggaggacgAGCCATCGGGAGCCACCAACACCGAGGATAGTGTGTGTGGAGCGTCTTCAGACTCCCAGCGTCCCTCTGAGCCGTCACACAGCA ATGAAGGCAGCAGCAGCGCCGCGTCAGAGTCCGACCCCCCCAGAGACCTTTTCCACTTCCCCccaacatcctcctcctcttgtgtaccctccccctcctcctcctccaccctaaCACCCCGCCTGCCCCACCCACGGAGGCCGCCACACCCCCTCCCACCACGACTCTACATCCAACCTCCGGCTCCGGAGCTGggacccccacacacacag AGACAGTCCTCTCAGCTGCGCAGACCATCAGTAGGACGCGGACCTCAGCTGACCCCTGGAATAGGCAGCATG cAACATTTCTTTGATGATGACGACAGAATGGTTCCCAGTACTCCCACTCTGGTGGTCCCACACCGCACTGACGGCTTTGCTGAGGCTATACA TTCTCCTCAGGTAGCAGGTCTGTCCACCAGGTTCAGGTTTGGACCTCCAGAAGACCTGATGCCTCAGACATCAGCCTCACATTCTGACCTGGGACAGCTGGCCTCTCAAGGAG GTCTGGGGATGTATGAGTCTCCTCTGTTCCTGGCTGCTCACGATGAAGACGGAGGAGGACGGAGTGTCCCCACCACACCTTTACAAGTTGCTGcaccag TGACGGTCTTCACAGAGTCTCTGCCCTCAGACAGTAGTGACCACATGGCATCCCAGTCGGTTCCCATGGTAACCACCTCCACCGGGATGGCTAGCGCTGCAGATGATGGAGATGAAGTCTTCATGGAGCACGAAGGAGAGGG TTCTGGTATTGAATCGTCTTTGGAGAGCCAAACAGACATGGAACCAACaggacagcagagtgatgatgCTTCACTGCCGTCTACCAGCCAAGACCCCG ACACCAGCAGTGCCGCTCAGCGGCGCACATTGCCCAGCCTGATGAGCAGCCTGTTGGGCAGAGGGACCAGAGGAGGGAGGGTCGAGACCAGGACGTTACTCAGCCGCAGAG GCACTTTCTCtcgaggaggaaggggaggggcCATGGGCAGAGGGGGCTTCGCctaa